One Yoonia sp. BS5-3 genomic window carries:
- the accD gene encoding acetyl-CoA carboxylase, carboxyltransferase subunit beta, with protein sequence MNWITNYVRPTINSLFSRREVPENLWTKCSDCGTMLFHRELADNLNVCTNCGHHMPIGARDRLLSIFDGGVFVEVDVPEPVADPLHFRDQKRYTDRIKEARRKTGEKDAMLVAEGEMGRTGVVVAVQDFSFMGGSMSMYVGNAIVAAAERAIELGRPLVLFSAAGGARMQEGILGLMQMPRTTIAVQMLKEAGLPYIVVLTHPTTGGVTASYAMLGDVQIAEPNALIGFAGARVIEQTIGEKLPEGFQRAEYLLDHGMLDRVTKRTDLKDELVTIIRLLMKQDPAIKGDLPAPGNLSEIKPQEPLQLSDPIAPDAPK encoded by the coding sequence ATGAACTGGATCACCAACTACGTCCGCCCCACGATCAACTCGCTCTTTTCGCGCCGCGAAGTGCCCGAGAACCTGTGGACCAAATGCAGCGATTGCGGGACGATGTTGTTCCACCGGGAACTGGCGGACAATCTGAATGTCTGCACCAATTGCGGGCACCATATGCCCATTGGGGCGCGTGACCGGCTGCTTTCCATCTTTGATGGCGGCGTCTTCGTCGAGGTTGACGTGCCCGAACCTGTGGCCGATCCGCTGCATTTCCGGGATCAGAAACGCTATACCGACCGGATCAAAGAAGCGCGCCGCAAAACCGGCGAAAAGGACGCGATGCTTGTGGCCGAAGGCGAAATGGGCCGTACCGGTGTTGTTGTAGCCGTGCAGGACTTTTCCTTTATGGGCGGTTCAATGTCGATGTATGTCGGCAACGCTATCGTCGCTGCTGCCGAACGGGCTATCGAACTGGGCCGCCCCTTGGTTCTGTTCTCGGCCGCTGGCGGCGCACGGATGCAAGAGGGCATCCTGGGCCTGATGCAAATGCCCCGGACGACCATCGCCGTGCAGATGCTCAAAGAGGCGGGGCTGCCCTATATCGTTGTGTTGACGCACCCAACCACTGGCGGAGTGACAGCCTCTTACGCGATGCTGGGCGATGTACAAATCGCTGAACCCAATGCGTTGATCGGCTTTGCCGGTGCCCGCGTGATTGAACAAACCATCGGTGAGAAACTGCCTGAAGGGTTCCAACGCGCCGAATACCTGCTGGATCACGGGATGCTGGACCGCGTGACCAAGCGGACTGACCTGAAAGACGAACTGGTCACCATTATCCGCCTTTTGATGAAACAAGACCCGGCGATCAAAGGTGATCTGCCCGCGCCTGGAAACCTGTCTGAAATCAAACCACAAGAGCCGCTGCAACTGAGCGATCCAATCGCACCGGACGCGCCAAAGTGA
- a CDS encoding type II CAAX endopeptidase family protein, with protein sequence MAAIFAIAFIGTPFLLSMVLPLAAQTALYEGTTVSGSLAQFGIFGISALIFVKAVRRYHGRGFWSLIGPYQTAWHHMRKVAVAVGLLLILVQVVLPWGQWGEPSLAHNPLVWLMIVPLALAAILIQVITEEIVFRGYLQQQLACLSTSRWLWMGVPSILFGAIHFWNGNSGPEGFVYAIWAGMLGAACADLTARTGTLGAAIGLHLGTNVAATLFVAVDEWPMSGLALFLLPCVNADEVSAEIAAIAGPWMTFSILFSTLSVLTMWLAARVALRR encoded by the coding sequence CTGCCGCTTGCAGCCCAGACGGCGCTTTATGAAGGCACCACTGTCAGTGGCTCGTTGGCGCAGTTTGGTATTTTCGGGATATCGGCACTGATCTTTGTCAAAGCAGTGCGCCGCTATCATGGGCGGGGGTTTTGGTCACTGATTGGGCCTTACCAGACCGCCTGGCATCACATGCGAAAGGTCGCCGTTGCGGTGGGTCTGTTGTTGATCTTGGTGCAAGTCGTCTTGCCATGGGGACAATGGGGCGAGCCATCGCTGGCCCATAATCCACTTGTCTGGTTGATGATTGTCCCCCTCGCGCTGGCCGCCATATTGATTCAGGTCATCACAGAAGAGATCGTCTTTCGCGGCTATTTGCAGCAACAGCTGGCCTGCCTGTCGACAAGCCGCTGGCTGTGGATGGGCGTGCCCTCAATCCTGTTTGGCGCGATCCATTTCTGGAACGGCAATAGCGGGCCCGAAGGGTTCGTTTATGCGATTTGGGCAGGAATGCTGGGGGCGGCCTGTGCCGATCTGACGGCCCGGACAGGGACATTGGGGGCAGCTATCGGCCTGCATCTGGGAACAAATGTGGCGGCAACACTGTTTGTCGCCGTTGATGAATGGCCCATGTCTGGCCTGGCGCTCTTTTTGTTGCCCTGCGTAAACGCCGATGAGGTCAGCGCCGAGATCGCAGCAATCGCGGGGCCTTGGATGACGTTCAGCATTTTGTTCAGCACGCTCTCAGTGCTGACAATGTGGCTGGCGGCCCGGGTCGCGCTGCGGCGGTGA